AGTTTGACATGAGAAATTCCCTTCTCCCCGTCGCCAAAACCCCCAAGAACTACACAGCCGCAATAACCCTGCCGCAATATTCGGGCATAGCTATTCCCATTTTGGGATTTGACCCCAAACTCTTCATTTCCCATTGCTTGATATGTTTCCTGTATGAACTCACGGGGGGTTTCATGGATGGTCCCTCTGGCTTGGTCATTGCTGTGGTTTGTAACCCCTGGTGCGCTTTGCTCAGACTTGGGCTTTTagctcctttttctgtctttcaggaaaACCATCAAGGAGCTCGGTGCCTCCCACTGCACTGGATACGGTGAGCGTCTCCCCCGGGACGGGCTCCGGTTCAGTGCTCTCCCCATCCACGTGGCCACGGGGGAAGCACCTACCCGACGTTCATCAATGGGGATGTTGCAAATCTCGGCTCCTTTGTGTAGATGCCGGCTGGGAGCTCCCATCGGTTTTGGGAAGACGGAGCCTCCGAGAGGCTGGTTACTCACTGCTGGAccccgggcagggcacggggTTATCCTGGAAATAAGCTGGGTGATGATAAAATTAACTGCTCTTGTTAGCACCTACCCACGACGCTTGTGGCTGGTCTGCGCAGCGACACTTCGTAAGCACTAGCCTGGGTCTGAGTTTAGAATCCAGTGCTCGTCCCGCTACGGCTGACCAGCCCTGGTTAGAGCCACAGGGCCaggttattaaaaaatatcaCCCCTGGCTGTCCCAACACCTCCGCCCTGGGGCGTCCAACCTTGCAGCCGTGTTCCCCGGCCCCGAGCAAGGAGCTGAGCGGGGGCAGAGCTGCCGATGCCGCAGCGCCTGGTCATCGAATGGCTCGCGTCGCTCGGCCTGAGCCCCAGCGTAACGTGCCCCTCTGCTTTTCCCCAGGGCACCGGACCGAGTCCAGGTACCAGAATTTCCTGACAGGTAAATGCTGCAGCCACGCGTCCGGGGGTGCGGGGAGGGAAGGCTGCCGAGGCGGTGGGAGGATACCGGGGATgagagctggcagggagcatGCAGGCAGCCGACACCGCAGCTGGTGGAGCTCTGGCTTGGTTGATTTAGGGATTGCTTTGTAAGACACGTGCTGATCTCGTTAATGGTCAGAGCAGAGGGCGACGGGATGCTCACAAgcaccccgctccctcccggggcaGCGTGAGCTGGTGCTTGCCCTAAGAGGATTATCGGCGCGTCGAGCTGTGCTCTCCTCTCCCAAATGCGGGAGGATATTCCCGATCTCCCTGCCAGCTGGCAGGATCTGTCCGTGAGCAGCGGTGAGCCCTGGGTTTCTCAGGGCCCGGGATGGATCAGAgctgcctccccctgctccagcctcccgGCTCTGCTTGTGGACGGGCTTCGGGGCCGTGCCAGGGTGTTCCGGCTGCGGGGGACATCCGCTATAGCTGCGCTCGGGGAATTTGTCCGGCTGTGCTTTGGGACGGCGGTTTGAGTTTATGCAACGGTGTGGTGTGCTGACGGCAAACCCTTTGTGCTTGCAGAGGACTGCCTGCGAGAGGATGCTGCCTACGTGTAAGTAGCTGGTCGCTGCCCGCCGGCGCGATCGAGCGGGGCCGTACCGGTCCCGGCGCAGTCGTGCGCTCCTGGCTCTCGCAGCTCCGGCTGGGAAGCCCGTGGGCTGCCCCGGGCGGGAGCTAACGGCAGCTGCTCTTCTTGCAGGGAGCCCATATCTCTGGATTACTACAACTGTGCCCAGTTCTTCACGCCACCCAACGGTAAGGTCTCCACGCGAGCGAGATGGGTTTCTTCTCCAGCCACCGGCCCGGCTGTCCCGTGGCTCCGGGGAGCCCACGAGACTTCTCTCGCCTGGGTCTGCGCGTTATTGCCGTGCAGCCTGAAGCGAGCGTGGGGCCAGGAGACGCTTTCGTTAAGGGGTGTAGCGGAGCCGTGGGACGTGAGGGATGCCCAAGCCCCAAACAGTCCATCCGCTGGTTATAAACAGGACAGCCCAAACGCATCCATGGCTCCGATCGCACAAAACGCTTTGTTCTCACCCTGTTTCGTCTCTGGGCAGCAGCAAATTACCCATCCCTGCGGGGGCATTTGGGGTAACGAGGCCATTTTCCTGTTCGTAGCTCGGTCTGGTTTGGGTGAGCGGAGGTCGCAGCCCCTCAGTGTCCTGCCCAGGAGGGCAGAAGCTTTTTGCGGAAGAGAGGCCTTCAAATATTTTGTGTGCTTGGTTTATGAGGCTAGTGAATGAAGGTGGGATGAAACGCACCACTCCATTCAAATGCATCTTTTCAAGACAAATATTGcatctgtgaaatgtttttaCCTCCCCGGCTACTCAGCATTTGTCTGTGCTGACTCAGACATCAgtctatttttatacaaaataaatttcaaaacatgaatcctattttttatttaaagagactggagggagaaaaaattaaaaaaaaataaataccttgtttatgaaaaaaatttaactctttaaaaaaaaaaaaaaggggaaaaaaaaaaagggagaaagagaaacctGATTGTATTACCATGAGTGTTTTTGTATCCCTTATTGGTTTTAATGCTCTTTCAGTGGCTGGGGACTACCTAGCTACCTAACAGTGTCTAGCTGTTGCGGAGCTGCCCTGGGCGCGGACTTGGCTactgccttccctcctgcccgGCGTGGGTTCGGGCAGCGGAGCCGTCCCCGGTGCAGCGCTGCCTGTCCCGGCTGAGATGGGTCGGCCCGCTGAGCTCGGCGCTTCTCCCCTTCGGCTTTGGAGAGGCGCAGAGGTCGTcggtgagcggcggcggcggcgcaggttTTGAGGTCAGCGATACGGGGACTCACGTGGCCCGGCTGCTCACAGGCCCATCCGGAGAGCTGAAATACCCAGCAACAGAACAGagagcttggggttttttgtttggtttttttttttaattcttctaagCAGATTTTGGTTCTAGATGCTAATAGATCTGTGTGCTGGGCTCAGACAGATGTTGTGCTTGGAAACGGCCTCGGTTCCTTCCCAGAAACGGAGAATAAGCCCAAGAAGACACCGCAGTCACAAGGTTAACGCTCTCTGGGAAGGAATACCCCCTCCTgactgctgccctgggctggctgccgGGGGGTTCCCCCCGTGCCACAGCCGGCCCTCCCCCTGCTCGCCCTAGGGCTGCTGTAGGGCTAGTAACGGTGCTTGGTGTTTTACGTGCCTCTCCGCGAGACAAGTCACGGTGCTCGGGACCAGCTTTGGCCACTCGCCCTCGGTGGCTCCGTGGGTGGTGCCGTGGCCGGAGAGGCTCGGCCGGCGCTCCGCGGCGTCGATGGGGACGCTGCTCCCGTGGGGCAGCGATCGCCCGGTTTGGCTGCGCTGGGGACGCCCCGGGTCAGCGCAGGCTGTCGTGAagactaatgatttttttttttagctgatgtGCGTTTTGCTGTGGGAAACGGCCCTCTCCTGCAGGTGCTGAGGGATCTTCCCAGGTCGCCTACGCTTCCTTAAGCCCTTTGtccccctttcttctttctgccagagaaagaggaggattCCTATTCCTATCAAAACGTCATCATCGGAGTGTCTCACGGCTCCGATCCAGGTAGGTGTGTTGCTGTCGTGGTTCGTGTGTGTTGTACAAAGGTATCTGGAAGCACAGAGAGGGACAGCGACCGGCTCAGCCGAGGGAAAACCCGCTCGTTCGCAGGCTCAGCTCTTCCTATCAGCTCCGTGCTGGcggagctggggtgcaggggctgctgcaggcgcGGAGCAGACCTGGAGCATTTcccctttctgcaggaaaaacgCACACGGTGATGCCTTACCGGCCAAGAGCTCACCTCCGAGCTGATCCCTTTGATTAGGAGATCTCTGCAGCAATTCAGGAGCTTTGGGGTCTGCATTGCTTCTCTAGGTCTTTCAGTGTCGTTACAGCCAAGACTGATCGTGGCTCTAGCCCCCAGCTCAGGTTTCTCACCACATCCAGCCCAAGAAGGCTGCAGCCAGTGAGCTGCTGGAGGATGGTGTTGGACCACAGCGTCTGCTTAAGGGCTTCCAGCTTCTGTCCTGGGACGTAGCAATCAAAATAGGAAGTCAAGTTGGTTTCCTTCAGCAATTTAGCACAACGCTTTCTGCACTGCTagggcctgccc
This DNA window, taken from Mycteria americana isolate JAX WOST 10 ecotype Jacksonville Zoo and Gardens chromosome 15, USCA_MyAme_1.0, whole genome shotgun sequence, encodes the following:
- the LAT2 gene encoding LOW QUALITY PROTEIN: linker for activation of T-cells family member 2 (The sequence of the model RefSeq protein was modified relative to this genomic sequence to represent the inferred CDS: inserted 2 bases in 1 codon; substituted 1 base at 1 genomic stop codon); protein product: MAQLELLWAAAVLMLLGAAVSLCVKCQLSATKREKQLSERRSQLESQPSFEVIRSHSTTTRRLEQIKEPENLSIARYVKRMVPLAWSLLWFVTPGALCSDLGFXLLFLSFRKTIKELGASHCTGYALQPCSPAPSKELSGGRAADAAAPGHRMARVXLGLSPSVTCPSAFPQGTGPSPEDCLREDAAYVEPISLDYYNCAQFFTPPNEKEEDSYSYQNVIIGVSHGSDPVIEDAADYENSAAIHIWKLQQAEALQTESPDDEPDYINTAPASGPAPLSKQSFLQKV